A portion of the Homalodisca vitripennis isolate AUS2020 chromosome 2, UT_GWSS_2.1, whole genome shotgun sequence genome contains these proteins:
- the LOC124353945 gene encoding uncharacterized protein LOC124353945, with amino-acid sequence MPQYLILLSLTTLQNLIQYKQELQSNSMKPGHYLKKNLDLLLQKGIDIKNTTVEQFLQLLLSTKKTICFAESEVVGDGSDWNYSELKILGEISIAMATEVYDNGVWGIYEKTFRTHEPPISATLVFTPGPLLYGYNFRGTTPDLDDIYERGQIDQNKYTKLIERRLLPVLLYINESAKTQGKKAIVVLPGIGCGAFAGNFKGSMGEFLNKALQTILEEFGIHFKNIVCVRFDPFDECTDFERIIQGVKYRVRRNIGPMGKSQLCCVTDYEETEGEFTDCTFYKVVAWDHVSLPGNDYFKGSRNTDDGVTGAATNSMELITNVKGRYVNGYYLPPEGYRTWEGVAKKHKTKLTADGNVKVATHNGILVDLKDISENK; translated from the coding sequence ATGCCACAGTACCTGATTCTCCTTAGTCTAACAACGTTGCAGAACCTGATCCAATACAAACAGGAATTGCAATCAAACTCCATGAAGCCTGGTCATTACTTGAAGAAGAATTTAGATTTACTACTTCAGAAAGGAATAGATATTAAAAACACCACAGTTGAGCAGTTTCTACAACTTTTACTGTCAACTAAGAAGACTATTTGCTTTGCAGAGTCCGAAGTCGTAGGTGACGGTTCAGACTGGAATTACTCTGAGTTAAAGATTCTGGGTGAGATCAGTATTGCTATGGCAACAGAGGTGTATGACAATGGAGTTTGGGGCATCTATGAAAAAACATTTAGAACTCACGAGCCGCCAATTTCAGCCACTTTGGTTTTCACACCTGGTCCTTTGCTGTATGGATATAACTTCCGGGGAACAACTCCAGACCTAGATGATATTTATGAAAGAGGACAAATAGATCAAAACAAGTACACAAAATTGATTGAACGGAGACTGTTGCCTGTCTTACTATACATAAACGAAAGTGCAAAAACCCAAGGAAAGAAAGCTATTGTGGTGCTTCCTGGTATTGGTTGTGGAGCTTTTGCAGGAAACTTTAAAGGGTCAATGGGTGAATTCCTTAACAAAGCTCTCCAGACAATATTGGAGGAGtttggaatacattttaaaaatattgtttgtgttcGATTTGACCCTTTTGATGAATGCACGGACTTCGAACGAATTATACAAGGTGTGAAATATCGAGTAAGAAGGAACATCGGACCAATGGGTAAATCACAATTATGCTGCGTCACTGATTATGAAGAAACTGAGGGCGAATTCACTGATTGCACCTTCTACAAAGTTGTCGCCTGGGACCATGTCTCACTTCCCGGCAATGACTACTTTAAAGGAAGTCGTAATACAGACGATGGCGTGACGGGAGCTGCCACTAACTCAATGGAACTCATTACAAATGTCAAGGGAAGATATGTCAATGGTTACTACTTGCCTCCAGAAGGTTATCGCACATGGGAAGGTGTTGCAAAGAAGCATAAAACTAAACTTACTGCAGATGGAAATGTGAAAGTTGCCACACACAATGGAATTTTGGTTGATTTGAAGGACATCTCCGAAAACAAATGA
- the LOC124353946 gene encoding RNA-binding protein lark-like isoform X2: protein MPGFSSVGTFKIFVGNLAEKTVSADIKPLFEKYGKVVECDVVKDFGFVHMENEESGRDAIQNLNGYLVHGSAMKVEAATSRKGPNTPTTKIFVGNLSDNTRAPQVRLLFAKYGTVVECDIVRNYGFVHIDCPDVNKMVEELNGSMVDGQPMKVQISTSKVRQRPGMGNPEQCYRMGPDRFRGRMFGRDPYPPPPPPPFLRDRMTGGFGKDSYYDRYYDRPAGRFDDRDSFDRRLPPLPPRDLGPRRDFPPPIPPRDPLPPLSMRGPPAPMRDSFERSMFSRRSPPPPSARFSRMYEDYARDSYDDRRSYWKTGDLGKVYQDSSSSLVLTVQIQKHTLFFSRKFNNYDFITTW from the exons ATGCCAGGTTTCAGCAGCGTTGGAACCTTTAAAATCTTTGTCGGCAACTTGGCAGAGAAGACAGTCTCTGCCGATATCAAGCCCTTGTTCGAGAAGTATGGAAAGGTGGTAGAATGCGATGTGGTGAAGGACTTTGGCTTTGTACACATGGAAAACGAAGAGTCTGGACGGGATGCTATACAGAATCTGAATGGCTATCTTGTTCATGGGTCGGCCATGAAAGTAGAGGCAGCCACTAGTCGCAAGGGACCAAACACACCAACCACGAAGATATTTGTGGGGAATCTCTCTGATAATACACGAGCACCACAGGTTCGGCTCCTCTTCGCCAAGTATGGCACTGTTGTCGAATGTGACATTGTCCGCAATTATGGCTTTGTG CACATTGATTGTCCGGACGTGAACAAGATGGTGGAGGAGCTGAATGGCTCTATGGTGGATGGACAGCCAATGAAGGTTCAGATATCTACCAGCAAGGTGCGCCAGCGGCCAGGAATGGGCAATCCTGAACAGTGCTACAG aatgggCCCAGATCGTTTCCGCGGGAGGATGTTTGGACGGGACCCATACCCTCCACCACCACCCCCACCATTTCTCAGAGACAGAATGACTGGTGGATTTGGAAAG GACAGCTACTATGACCGTTATTATGACCGCCCAGCTGGACGGTTCGATGACAGAGATTCATTTGACAGGAGATTACCCCCTCTGCCTCCTCGTGATCTGGGTCCCCGTCGGGACTTTCCTCCTCCTATTCCTCCGCGAGACCCCTTGCCTCCCCTCAGCATGAGAGGCCCTCCCGCCCCAATGCGTGACTCCTTCGAGAGGTCCATGTTCAGCCGACGCTCACCTCCCCCGCCTTCTGCAAGATTTAG CCGGATGTACGAGGACTATGCTCGGGACTCCTACGATGACCGCAG ATCTTACTGGAAAACTGGTGATTTGGGAAAGGTTTATCAAGATAGTTCAAGCAGTTTAGTGTTAACAGTGCAAATACAGAAGCATACACTTTTCTTTTCAAGAAAATTCaacaattatgattttattacgaCTTGGTAG
- the LOC124353946 gene encoding RNA-binding protein lark-like isoform X1 gives MPGFSSVGTFKIFVGNLAEKTVSADIKPLFEKYGKVVECDVVKDFGFVHMENEESGRDAIQNLNGYLVHGSAMKVEAATSRKGPNTPTTKIFVGNLSDNTRAPQVRLLFAKYGTVVECDIVRNYGFVHIDCPDVNKMVEELNGSMVDGQPMKVQISTSKVRQRPGMGNPEQCYRCGRGGHWSKECPKTGMGPDRFRGRMFGRDPYPPPPPPPFLRDRMTGGFGKDSYYDRYYDRPAGRFDDRDSFDRRLPPLPPRDLGPRRDFPPPIPPRDPLPPLSMRGPPAPMRDSFERSMFSRRSPPPPSARFSRMYEDYARDSYDDRRSYWKTGDLGKVYQDSSSSLVLTVQIQKHTLFFSRKFNNYDFITTW, from the exons ATGCCAGGTTTCAGCAGCGTTGGAACCTTTAAAATCTTTGTCGGCAACTTGGCAGAGAAGACAGTCTCTGCCGATATCAAGCCCTTGTTCGAGAAGTATGGAAAGGTGGTAGAATGCGATGTGGTGAAGGACTTTGGCTTTGTACACATGGAAAACGAAGAGTCTGGACGGGATGCTATACAGAATCTGAATGGCTATCTTGTTCATGGGTCGGCCATGAAAGTAGAGGCAGCCACTAGTCGCAAGGGACCAAACACACCAACCACGAAGATATTTGTGGGGAATCTCTCTGATAATACACGAGCACCACAGGTTCGGCTCCTCTTCGCCAAGTATGGCACTGTTGTCGAATGTGACATTGTCCGCAATTATGGCTTTGTG CACATTGATTGTCCGGACGTGAACAAGATGGTGGAGGAGCTGAATGGCTCTATGGTGGATGGACAGCCAATGAAGGTTCAGATATCTACCAGCAAGGTGCGCCAGCGGCCAGGAATGGGCAATCCTGAACAGTGCTACAG GTGCGGCCGCGGAGGTCATTGGTCCAAGGAGTGTCCCAAAACCGG aatgggCCCAGATCGTTTCCGCGGGAGGATGTTTGGACGGGACCCATACCCTCCACCACCACCCCCACCATTTCTCAGAGACAGAATGACTGGTGGATTTGGAAAG GACAGCTACTATGACCGTTATTATGACCGCCCAGCTGGACGGTTCGATGACAGAGATTCATTTGACAGGAGATTACCCCCTCTGCCTCCTCGTGATCTGGGTCCCCGTCGGGACTTTCCTCCTCCTATTCCTCCGCGAGACCCCTTGCCTCCCCTCAGCATGAGAGGCCCTCCCGCCCCAATGCGTGACTCCTTCGAGAGGTCCATGTTCAGCCGACGCTCACCTCCCCCGCCTTCTGCAAGATTTAG CCGGATGTACGAGGACTATGCTCGGGACTCCTACGATGACCGCAG ATCTTACTGGAAAACTGGTGATTTGGGAAAGGTTTATCAAGATAGTTCAAGCAGTTTAGTGTTAACAGTGCAAATACAGAAGCATACACTTTTCTTTTCAAGAAAATTCaacaattatgattttattacgaCTTGGTAG
- the LOC124353946 gene encoding RNA-binding protein lark-like isoform X3 encodes MPGFSSVGTFKIFVGNLAEKTVSADIKPLFEKYGKVVECDVVKDFGFVHMENEESGRDAIQNLNGYLVHGSAMKVEAATSRKGPNTPTTKIFVGNLSDNTRAPQVRLLFAKYGTVVECDIVRNYGFVHIDCPDVNKMVEELNGSMVDGQPMKVQISTSKVRQRPGMGNPEQCYRCGRGGHWSKECPKTGMGPDRFRGRMFGRDPYPPPPPPPFLRDRMTGGFGKDSYYDRYYDRPAGRFDDRDSFDRRLPPLPPRDLGPRRDFPPPIPPRDPLPPLSMRGPPAPMRDSFERSMFSRRSPPPPSARFSRMYEDYARDSYDDRRVGLRGASPRRYTPY; translated from the exons ATGCCAGGTTTCAGCAGCGTTGGAACCTTTAAAATCTTTGTCGGCAACTTGGCAGAGAAGACAGTCTCTGCCGATATCAAGCCCTTGTTCGAGAAGTATGGAAAGGTGGTAGAATGCGATGTGGTGAAGGACTTTGGCTTTGTACACATGGAAAACGAAGAGTCTGGACGGGATGCTATACAGAATCTGAATGGCTATCTTGTTCATGGGTCGGCCATGAAAGTAGAGGCAGCCACTAGTCGCAAGGGACCAAACACACCAACCACGAAGATATTTGTGGGGAATCTCTCTGATAATACACGAGCACCACAGGTTCGGCTCCTCTTCGCCAAGTATGGCACTGTTGTCGAATGTGACATTGTCCGCAATTATGGCTTTGTG CACATTGATTGTCCGGACGTGAACAAGATGGTGGAGGAGCTGAATGGCTCTATGGTGGATGGACAGCCAATGAAGGTTCAGATATCTACCAGCAAGGTGCGCCAGCGGCCAGGAATGGGCAATCCTGAACAGTGCTACAG GTGCGGCCGCGGAGGTCATTGGTCCAAGGAGTGTCCCAAAACCGG aatgggCCCAGATCGTTTCCGCGGGAGGATGTTTGGACGGGACCCATACCCTCCACCACCACCCCCACCATTTCTCAGAGACAGAATGACTGGTGGATTTGGAAAG GACAGCTACTATGACCGTTATTATGACCGCCCAGCTGGACGGTTCGATGACAGAGATTCATTTGACAGGAGATTACCCCCTCTGCCTCCTCGTGATCTGGGTCCCCGTCGGGACTTTCCTCCTCCTATTCCTCCGCGAGACCCCTTGCCTCCCCTCAGCATGAGAGGCCCTCCCGCCCCAATGCGTGACTCCTTCGAGAGGTCCATGTTCAGCCGACGCTCACCTCCCCCGCCTTCTGCAAGATTTAG CCGGATGTACGAGGACTATGCTCGGGACTCCTACGATGACCGCAG AGTTGGGCTGCGAGGGGCGTCACCGCGCCGTTACACGCCGTATTAA